In Curtobacterium sp. L6-1, a genomic segment contains:
- the pstB gene encoding phosphate ABC transporter ATP-binding protein PstB, giving the protein MSKRIEVDGLNVYYSKFKAVEGVDMTIEPRTVTAFIGPSGCGKSTFLRTLNRMHEVIPGAYVEGSVKIDGDDLYAPGVDPVIVRRQVGMVFQRPNPFPTMSIKDNVLAGVKLNNKRISRSEADDIVERSLQGANLWNEVKDRLEKPGMGLSGGQQQRLCIARAIAVQPDVLLMDEPCSALDPISTLAIEDLIEDLKKEFTIVIVTHNMQQASRVSDKTAFFNIAGTGQPGHLIEYADTATIFSNPSVKSTEDYVSGRFG; this is encoded by the coding sequence GTGTCCAAGCGCATCGAGGTCGACGGCCTCAACGTCTACTACTCGAAGTTCAAGGCCGTCGAGGGCGTCGACATGACGATCGAGCCCCGCACCGTCACCGCCTTCATCGGCCCGTCCGGCTGCGGCAAGTCCACCTTCCTCCGCACCCTGAACCGCATGCACGAGGTCATCCCCGGGGCCTACGTCGAGGGCTCGGTGAAGATCGACGGCGACGACCTGTACGCCCCCGGCGTCGACCCGGTCATCGTGCGTCGTCAGGTCGGCATGGTCTTCCAGCGGCCCAATCCCTTCCCGACCATGTCCATCAAGGACAACGTCCTGGCCGGCGTGAAGCTCAACAACAAGCGCATCTCACGCTCCGAGGCCGACGACATCGTCGAGCGCTCCCTGCAGGGCGCCAACCTGTGGAACGAGGTCAAGGACCGCCTCGAGAAGCCCGGCATGGGCCTCTCCGGCGGGCAGCAGCAGCGTCTCTGCATCGCGCGCGCGATCGCCGTGCAGCCCGACGTGCTCCTCATGGACGAGCCGTGCTCCGCGCTCGACCCGATCTCGACCCTCGCCATCGAGGACCTCATCGAGGACCTGAAGAAGGAGTTCACGATCGTCATCGTGACCCACAACATGCAGCAGGCATCCCGCGTGAGCGACAAGACGGCGTTCTTCAACATCGCCGGCACCGGCCAGCCCGGTCACCTCATCGAGTACGCCGACACCGCGACGATCTTCTCCAACCCGTCCGTCAAGTCCACCGAGGACTACGTCTCGGGCCGCTTCGGATGA
- a CDS encoding anti-sigma factor, which produces MNGRHDDPELMTGSHALDALTDDERAAVERALEDSAELRVEADSLRETALALAFAVSPVEPPASLKSSLMAKIATTPQLPAVDRAETSAPEPVQEARPTSVPDVAPVTDLGSGSGRAASTARARWFQRPSALLSVAAAGAVVFLGVGLGVGNALDGGSGQGPATTQAASGLDQIYASPDFQRSTAKVKGGGTATVVWSGQLGRSAVILDGVDAAPEDKTYELWYIGSQESGGTITAAGLMNDVDGGVRSAVLHGTMGAGDTIGITVEPRGGSEQPTSEPVVAVPTSEA; this is translated from the coding sequence ATGAACGGCCGTCACGACGACCCCGAGCTGATGACCGGCTCGCACGCTCTCGACGCCCTGACCGATGACGAGCGCGCCGCGGTCGAGCGGGCACTGGAGGACTCCGCGGAGCTCCGTGTCGAGGCAGACTCCCTCCGCGAGACCGCGCTGGCCCTCGCCTTCGCCGTCTCGCCGGTCGAACCCCCGGCGTCGTTGAAGAGCTCGCTGATGGCCAAGATCGCCACGACCCCGCAGCTCCCGGCCGTCGACCGCGCCGAGACGTCGGCTCCCGAGCCCGTCCAGGAGGCCCGCCCCACGTCCGTCCCGGACGTCGCGCCCGTCACCGACCTCGGTTCCGGATCGGGACGCGCGGCTTCGACGGCCCGCGCACGCTGGTTCCAGCGTCCGTCGGCGCTGCTCAGTGTCGCGGCGGCCGGAGCGGTCGTGTTCCTCGGCGTCGGCCTCGGCGTCGGCAACGCCCTCGACGGCGGCAGCGGCCAGGGGCCGGCGACCACGCAGGCCGCCTCGGGCCTCGACCAGATCTACGCGTCCCCGGACTTCCAGCGCAGCACGGCCAAGGTCAAGGGCGGTGGCACGGCCACGGTCGTGTGGTCCGGGCAGCTCGGTCGGTCCGCGGTGATCCTCGACGGCGTCGACGCAGCTCCCGAGGACAAGACCTACGAGCTCTGGTACATCGGGTCGCAGGAGTCAGGCGGCACCATCACGGCCGCCGGCCTCATGAACGACGTCGACGGCGGAGTCCGCTCGGCAGTCCTGCACGGCACGATGGGCGCCGGCGACACGATCGGCATCACGGTCGAACCGCGCGGCGGCTCGGAGCAGCCGACGTCCGAACCGGTCGTGGCCGTCCCGACCTCCGAGGCCTGA